In a single window of the Veillonella sp. genome:
- a CDS encoding aldehyde dehydrogenase family protein — translation MMENNIQLKEMIRSMVIDVLQGQKQEMASSQPIKQAPRGQVEPGVFDTVDEAIQAAKAAQARFEDCTLATREKVIADIRAAMRPRVQELAQKTVEETGMGRVADKVLKLNLTLDKTPGVEDLVTECETGDNGMTLYELSAYGVIGAVTPSTNPAETLICNTIGMLAAGNAVFFSVHPGAKHLSRLLVSELNQIIAKSIGIENLIVTLREPSIESAQEMMLHPDVSLLVVTGGPGVVKQALQSGKKVIGAGAGNPPAFVDETADIKKAAQDIVLGASLDNNILCIAEKSVVAMRQIEPHLVQEMVKAGCVLLENQQDIQRLVDLTVLPNGTPNKKFVGKNASVILDAAHIPYNGDPRLIIMRAPKNHPFAVIEMLMPILPVVTVDSFDEGLDVCLMLEAGLHHTATMHSLNMERLNRMARKMKTSIFVKNGPSYAGLGFSGEGTTTFTIATPTGESTTSARCFARRRRCCLTTGFNIR, via the coding sequence ATGATGGAAAACAATATACAGTTGAAAGAAATGATCCGCTCCATGGTTATAGATGTATTACAGGGGCAAAAGCAAGAAATGGCCTCATCACAACCTATTAAACAAGCGCCTAGAGGTCAAGTTGAGCCAGGTGTATTTGATACAGTTGATGAAGCAATTCAAGCTGCAAAAGCAGCACAAGCGCGCTTTGAAGATTGCACCTTAGCAACCCGTGAAAAGGTAATAGCAGACATCCGTGCTGCCATGCGTCCACGAGTACAAGAGTTGGCTCAGAAAACCGTTGAAGAAACGGGGATGGGTCGCGTTGCGGATAAAGTACTAAAATTAAATCTAACACTCGATAAAACACCGGGCGTAGAAGATCTCGTTACAGAGTGTGAAACAGGCGATAATGGTATGACATTATACGAACTGTCTGCTTATGGTGTTATTGGTGCTGTTACGCCAAGTACGAATCCAGCGGAAACATTAATATGTAATACAATAGGTATGCTAGCCGCAGGGAATGCTGTATTCTTTAGTGTTCATCCTGGTGCTAAGCATCTTAGTCGATTGCTAGTTAGTGAACTTAATCAAATCATCGCCAAATCGATTGGTATTGAAAACCTTATTGTTACACTTCGAGAGCCATCTATTGAGTCTGCTCAAGAGATGATGCTACATCCAGATGTGAGCCTATTAGTTGTTACTGGAGGTCCTGGCGTAGTAAAACAAGCCCTTCAAAGTGGTAAAAAGGTTATCGGTGCTGGTGCAGGTAATCCACCGGCCTTTGTAGATGAAACGGCAGATATTAAAAAGGCCGCTCAAGATATTGTTCTTGGCGCTAGTCTAGATAATAATATTCTATGTATCGCTGAAAAGAGCGTTGTAGCCATGCGCCAAATCGAGCCACACCTAGTTCAAGAAATGGTAAAAGCAGGTTGTGTTCTCCTTGAAAATCAACAAGATATTCAACGCCTAGTCGATTTAACAGTGTTACCGAATGGGACACCAAATAAAAAATTTGTCGGTAAAAATGCAAGCGTTATTCTTGATGCAGCACATATTCCGTACAATGGTGATCCACGGTTAATTATCATGCGGGCTCCAAAAAATCATCCCTTTGCAGTAATTGAGATGTTAATGCCTATTTTACCTGTTGTTACAGTAGATAGCTTTGACGAAGGTCTTGATGTATGCTTGATGTTAGAAGCAGGCTTACATCATACGGCCACAATGCATTCCTTGAATATGGAACGCCTCAACCGGATGGCTCGTAAAATGAAAACTTCCATTTTTGTTAAGAATGGTCCGTCCTATGCAGGGCTTGGATTTAGCGGTGAGGGTACGACAACCTTTACAATTGCTACACCTACTGGGGAATCTACTACATCGGCTCGTTGCTTTGCGCGACGTCGTAGATGTTGCTTAACAACAGGATTTAATATTCGATAG
- the pduM gene encoding PduM family microcompartment protein, with translation MDALVKLVLERLEKRMTSTATFMVTECNSYDEHILLQNQLISFAGIDYGHIRELMRDTLVPWVAYLHRALAYDCEVTIHLAVPVTSLMNPSVILDWPIKFLDKFGRPIYASHQAWITASFVRSCESQSIIVIYRGQRFTMAARDEIERLGITIIEGNEKYASR, from the coding sequence ATGGATGCATTAGTTAAACTGGTGCTAGAACGCCTAGAAAAGCGCATGACATCCACTGCTACTTTTATGGTCACAGAGTGCAATAGCTATGATGAGCATATATTGTTGCAGAACCAACTCATTTCTTTCGCTGGTATAGATTATGGTCATATACGAGAGTTAATGCGCGATACATTGGTGCCTTGGGTTGCCTATTTACATCGTGCATTAGCGTATGACTGTGAGGTGACGATACACCTAGCAGTTCCTGTAACCTCGTTGATGAATCCATCAGTCATTCTAGATTGGCCTATCAAATTTCTAGATAAATTTGGTCGTCCTATATATGCCAGTCATCAAGCGTGGATAACGGCCTCTTTTGTTAGATCTTGTGAAAGTCAGTCTATTATCGTCATATATAGGGGACAAAGGTTCACCATGGCTGCTCGAGATGAAATCGAGCGCTTAGGTATCACAATAATTGAAGGGAACGAGAAGTATGCAAGTCGGTAA
- a CDS encoding EutN/CcmL family microcompartment protein: MQVGKVVGSIVSTQKHESLKGMKLMMVDILDGEQELTGRIEIAVDTVCAGEGEYVLLTRGSSARHIFEDDKGTAVDCAIVGIIDSFEK; encoded by the coding sequence ATGCAAGTCGGTAAAGTTGTGGGTAGTATCGTATCTACTCAAAAGCATGAATCTCTAAAGGGAATGAAACTGATGATGGTAGATATTCTCGATGGAGAACAAGAGTTGACGGGGCGCATAGAAATCGCCGTCGATACAGTATGTGCTGGTGAAGGTGAATATGTGCTTCTAACTCGAGGCTCATCGGCACGGCATATTTTCGAAGATGATAAAGGCACCGCAGTAGATTGTGCTATTGTGGGTATTATTGATAGTTTTGAAAAATAA
- the pduA gene encoding propanediol utilization microcompartment protein PduA: protein MNNALGMVETKGLVGAIEAADAMVKAANVTLEGTEKIGSGLVTVMVRGDVGAVKAAVDAGCAAAQKVGEVVSTHVIPRPHSDVELILPKKG from the coding sequence ATGAATAACGCATTAGGCATGGTAGAAACAAAAGGTTTAGTAGGCGCAATTGAAGCAGCTGACGCAATGGTAAAAGCAGCTAACGTTACATTAGAAGGTACTGAAAAAATTGGTTCCGGTCTTGTAACTGTAATGGTTCGCGGTGATGTAGGCGCTGTAAAAGCAGCGGTTGATGCAGGCTGTGCAGCAGCACAAAAAGTAGGCGAAGTAGTATCTACTCATGTAATTCCACGCCCTCATAGCGACGTAGAATTAATCTTACCTAAGAAAGGATAA
- a CDS encoding 1-propanol dehydrogenase PduQ, translated as MNKWTFPTQIYAGPDSLNRLTEFSNESILIICDPFLKDSPSLTYVMGLMDSKNKVTIYTDVVPDPPITHVVKGIEFMEGIKPTVIIAIGGGSCIDMSKGMAYFGRKLKHMDIKSFIAVPTTSGTGSEVTSFAVLTDSETQIKYPLVDDAVLPDEALLTPLFVKTSPPSVTAFSGMDVLVHALEAYVATAANNFTDALAQQAIELVFTYLPRCHKPTATEQDRMSMHEASCLAGLSFNKAGLGIVHAMAHQLGGQFHVPHGLANSMLLLYVIGFNCSRNQEVAKKYAHLSAKLGFASHKASDGDKIGALLEAIIKLQRTLECPMTLTEFGVDKATSEPKLNLMADRALEDMCYRFNPYPANHDDLIGLYKKVL; from the coding sequence ATGAATAAATGGACTTTTCCAACCCAGATTTATGCAGGGCCAGATTCGTTGAATCGTCTTACGGAGTTTTCTAATGAATCTATACTTATCATATGCGATCCATTTTTAAAAGATTCTCCAAGCCTTACATATGTGATGGGGTTAATGGACAGTAAAAATAAGGTAACCATCTATACTGATGTAGTACCTGATCCACCCATAACGCATGTAGTAAAGGGTATCGAGTTTATGGAAGGCATTAAACCAACTGTAATCATTGCCATAGGTGGGGGCTCCTGTATCGATATGAGTAAGGGCATGGCTTACTTTGGTCGTAAGTTAAAGCATATGGATATCAAATCCTTTATTGCTGTTCCTACTACTAGTGGAACTGGATCAGAAGTGACCTCTTTTGCTGTTCTTACAGATAGTGAAACACAAATTAAATATCCTCTTGTGGATGATGCGGTATTACCAGATGAAGCATTATTAACGCCATTATTTGTAAAAACATCTCCACCAAGTGTTACTGCATTCAGTGGTATGGATGTGCTAGTTCACGCATTGGAAGCTTATGTAGCAACGGCTGCAAATAATTTTACTGATGCGTTGGCACAACAGGCGATTGAGCTAGTCTTTACTTACTTACCAAGATGTCATAAGCCAACAGCAACAGAGCAAGATAGAATGTCTATGCATGAGGCTTCATGTTTAGCAGGTCTATCCTTTAACAAGGCCGGATTAGGTATAGTTCATGCCATGGCTCATCAGTTGGGAGGACAATTTCATGTGCCTCATGGTCTAGCTAACAGTATGCTTTTGCTTTATGTAATTGGATTTAATTGCTCTCGTAACCAAGAGGTGGCCAAGAAATATGCCCATCTATCTGCTAAGTTGGGCTTTGCATCGCATAAAGCATCCGATGGAGATAAAATAGGTGCATTACTAGAGGCGATTATAAAACTACAACGAACTTTAGAATGTCCAATGACACTGACTGAATTTGGTGTAGATAAGGCTACATCTGAACCAAAACTTAACCTCATGGCAGATAGAGCACTAGAGGATATGTGTTATAGATTTAATCCATACCCAGCTAACCATGATGATCTTATCGGATTATATAAAAAGGTTTTGTAA
- the pduL gene encoding phosphate propanoyltransferase yields MDREQIRAIVREVIEAMFESSIPVGVSNRHVHLCQADWDVLFPNQAITKKSDLKQTGEFASEQTVTLVGPKGVIQNVRVLGPLRKQSQVEVSLTDARALGIKPPIVLSGHLESAVEITLCTENGEITKPICIVAKRHIHMSPDDAKRLNVNDGDSVNVELQTPERTTVFGDVIVRAVPGFVLELHIDTDEANAANVQGTVMARIVQ; encoded by the coding sequence ATGGATCGGGAACAGATTCGTGCTATCGTACGAGAAGTGATCGAAGCCATGTTCGAATCGTCCATTCCCGTAGGTGTGAGCAATAGACATGTCCATCTATGTCAGGCGGACTGGGATGTATTATTCCCGAATCAGGCTATTACTAAGAAAAGTGACTTAAAACAAACTGGAGAGTTTGCTTCAGAACAAACTGTTACTTTAGTGGGGCCTAAAGGGGTCATTCAAAATGTCCGCGTACTAGGTCCTCTTAGAAAGCAGTCACAAGTGGAGGTATCGTTGACCGATGCTCGTGCATTGGGTATAAAACCTCCTATTGTGCTATCTGGTCATTTAGAATCAGCCGTAGAGATTACTCTATGTACTGAAAACGGGGAAATAACAAAACCTATTTGTATCGTTGCAAAGCGACATATTCATATGTCGCCTGATGATGCAAAACGGCTTAATGTAAACGATGGCGATAGCGTTAATGTTGAACTTCAAACGCCAGAACGCACCACTGTATTTGGTGATGTCATCGTTCGGGCCGTGCCTGGTTTTGTCCTAGAACTCCATATTGACACAGATGAGGCAAATGCTGCCAATGTACAAGGTACAGTGATGGCGAGAATTGTACAGTAA
- a CDS encoding multidrug effflux MFS transporter yields MTQENSAKVSFILVVFLGMLTAITPLATDLYLPALPIMPGELNTTASNIQMTIGVMTFGVALGQLFGGPISDTMGRKMPLVVGNLLCVISSIICAYAPSIEILLLGRFLQGLTGSVGVVIAKAIARDFASGQELTKLFALLMMVNGLAPVLAPLVGGQLLLFTTWRVIFVILALFSAILLVGSLLFRESLPKEKRVTGGLATATKNYLTLIKDKPFLGQTLIQLFAFGAFFAYISGSSFVYQNIFQLSAQEFSYLFGINSCGIILASAISGRVSNVVTSRQLLTFSLWELTIGSLLFLVAMIFEWSLIPVTTILFFTVCTVSLFGSASFSMAMTNYGKMAGSASAILGFASMFAAGIVSPIVGIGGEHTGVPMGITMLVCAALSLLCLYGLVEKE; encoded by the coding sequence ATGACACAAGAAAATTCTGCTAAGGTTTCCTTTATCTTGGTAGTATTCCTTGGCATGTTAACAGCTATTACACCGCTCGCAACAGATCTGTATTTACCTGCATTACCGATTATGCCTGGCGAATTAAATACAACAGCATCAAATATTCAAATGACCATAGGTGTTATGACCTTTGGCGTTGCCTTAGGTCAATTATTTGGTGGCCCTATAAGTGACACAATGGGCCGTAAAATGCCACTTGTTGTAGGTAACTTACTATGCGTTATTTCTAGTATTATTTGTGCCTATGCACCAAGTATCGAAATACTTTTACTAGGAAGATTTCTACAAGGTTTAACCGGATCTGTAGGCGTTGTAATTGCCAAAGCCATCGCTCGAGACTTTGCATCCGGTCAAGAATTAACAAAACTTTTTGCCTTACTCATGATGGTTAACGGCCTCGCACCAGTCCTTGCGCCGTTAGTAGGTGGTCAACTGCTCTTATTTACTACATGGCGTGTAATCTTTGTAATCCTAGCACTATTCTCTGCCATTTTATTGGTAGGTTCACTTCTTTTCCGTGAAAGCTTACCAAAAGAAAAACGCGTTACTGGCGGCCTTGCTACGGCTACAAAGAACTACCTTACGCTAATTAAAGATAAACCCTTCCTAGGACAAACATTAATTCAACTCTTTGCTTTCGGCGCTTTCTTTGCCTATATCTCTGGTTCATCCTTTGTATACCAAAATATCTTTCAACTATCTGCTCAAGAGTTTAGCTATTTATTCGGAATTAATAGCTGCGGCATTATCTTGGCCAGTGCCATTAGCGGACGCGTAAGTAATGTCGTAACCTCTCGTCAACTACTCACATTCAGTCTATGGGAACTTACAATTGGCTCTTTACTATTCTTAGTAGCCATGATTTTTGAATGGTCTCTCATTCCTGTAACAACCATCCTATTCTTTACTGTGTGTACAGTATCCCTATTCGGTTCCGCCTCCTTCTCTATGGCGATGACAAACTATGGAAAAATGGCAGGCAGCGCCTCTGCCATACTAGGCTTTGCCAGCATGTTTGCGGCAGGTATTGTATCACCAATCGTTGGTATTGGTGGAGAACATACGGGAGTACCCATGGGGATTACAATGCTAGTATGTGCAGCGCTTTCCTTATTGTGTTTATATGGTTTAGTAGAGAAAGAATAA
- a CDS encoding acyl-CoA dehydratase activase-related protein: MQHMLRMGIDVGSTTVKVVLLDEHDNYLYKKYIRHYANILDTVYTLLQEAQVGHENDQVHVCITGSGGMAMAEKVRIPFVQEVIAETRAVKALYPETDVIIELGGEDAKVTYLGQTAEHRMNGSCAGGTGAFIDQMATLLQTDASGLNQLAMNADTIYPIAARCGVFAKTDVQALLNQGASHENIAKSVFQAIVNQTIAGLACGHKIEGNVAFLGGPLTFLSELRQCFCDTLELDEAHRIIPENGELFIALGAALMKEDCREITVGQLTKEIGALIGIPMEATDRVEPLFKNEQELEEFRARHAKAVTPKANIEDAQGPCYLGIDAGSTTLKVVLINSNKEIIFSHYGPNHGKPLEKSREMIEKIYELLPKGAYIAHSGVTGYGEAFLKRALGIDIGEVETMAHYRAARYFCPDVSFILDIGGQDMKCCKVRDGYIEDIVLNEACSSGCGSFIDTFASGLRIPIDQFAKEGLLASLPIDLGSRCTVFMNSKVKQAQKEGATVQDIAAGLAYSVIKNALYKVLKVKDPKELGDHIVVQGGTFYNESVLRAFEKLMGVEVIRPDVSGLMGAYGMALLAAETAEELQKEKSTLLDSDGLNSLQVSTTMRNCGLCSNNCMLTINAFSDGRTYVTGNRCDRGAGGMIQEERKAVPNLVDVKLRRYFDYYLKKNIPEFEGKMRVGIPRVLNMYEDFPFWFTFFNTLGYEVILSDYTTKEQYNKAIDTIPSDTACYPAKAVHGHIRDLANAQVDFVWYPCIQHGPKEFSRDNNYHCPMVISYPELIKNNMQEVLGDTPFHAPFLPLADKKSLVPALVKALDFLNLKKKDIANAVEKAWEEQENCKASYRETTKKTVSRLVAEQIPTIVLAGRPYHLDSGINHGIPELITSLGMAVLTEDGVAPLGNEIKHLRVVDQWSYHSRLYRAAEFVSRTEGFQIVELNSFGCGLDSIVADQVKDILSANHKIHTLLKIDEGTNLGAVTIRLRSLQSVMERSLRRHHNPEAPEVVEEQLPTYDYNRVVFTEEMRKTYKILVPQMSPLHFSLLDPVLKNEGYNFEMLPAPTRDDIEIGLKYINNDACYPAIIVVGQLMSALLSGKYDINKTAVIISQTGGGCRATNYIGYLRKALIDAGMKQVPILSLNASDMERQPGFKLTKGFLHRMIQAVVYGDALMQCVLATRPYETNPGSTDALCDYWIKKLRENITSASLRQYNKYIKEIIHDFDNLPVNKDVQKPRVGVVGEIYVKFHPSANNHINELIEKEGGEVVTSGLLDFFLYCAMDSTYRAKHLDGTWLSGFFGTLAREALELYRLPYAKAVAASKNFDPLQRMTEVAKEAAHYIGLGNQCGEGWFLTGDMIDLIEKGAKQIVCLQPFGCLPNHVTGKGMVKTLSAAYPDVRIAAIDYDPGSSAVNQANRLKLLLSTMFE, encoded by the coding sequence ATGCAACACATGCTACGCATGGGTATTGACGTGGGCTCTACAACTGTTAAAGTTGTACTATTAGACGAACACGATAATTATTTGTATAAAAAGTACATACGCCATTATGCAAACATTTTGGACACCGTATATACCTTGCTCCAAGAGGCTCAAGTGGGCCATGAAAATGATCAAGTTCATGTATGTATTACAGGTTCTGGTGGTATGGCGATGGCTGAAAAGGTACGCATTCCATTCGTGCAAGAGGTTATTGCTGAAACACGTGCTGTAAAAGCGTTGTATCCAGAAACTGATGTTATTATCGAACTTGGTGGTGAAGATGCGAAGGTAACCTATTTAGGTCAAACGGCAGAACACCGTATGAATGGTTCTTGTGCAGGTGGTACAGGTGCTTTCATCGACCAAATGGCGACTTTATTGCAAACTGATGCATCTGGTCTTAACCAATTGGCCATGAATGCTGATACGATTTATCCAATTGCAGCACGCTGTGGCGTATTTGCTAAAACAGACGTACAAGCTTTGTTAAACCAAGGCGCATCTCATGAAAATATTGCAAAATCCGTATTCCAAGCTATTGTAAACCAAACAATTGCGGGCCTTGCATGCGGTCATAAAATCGAAGGTAATGTAGCATTCCTTGGGGGGCCGTTAACATTCTTGTCCGAACTTCGTCAATGTTTCTGCGACACCTTAGAACTAGATGAAGCGCATCGCATTATCCCTGAAAACGGTGAATTATTCATCGCCTTAGGGGCGGCTTTGATGAAAGAAGACTGTCGTGAGATTACGGTTGGTCAATTAACAAAGGAAATTGGTGCCCTCATCGGTATTCCTATGGAGGCTACAGATCGTGTAGAACCTCTATTTAAAAATGAACAAGAATTAGAAGAATTCCGCGCTCGTCACGCTAAGGCAGTAACGCCAAAAGCGAATATTGAAGATGCGCAAGGTCCTTGTTACCTTGGTATCGATGCTGGTTCTACTACTCTTAAAGTAGTTCTCATCAACAGTAATAAGGAAATCATATTCTCTCACTATGGTCCTAACCATGGTAAACCATTAGAAAAATCTCGTGAAATGATCGAGAAGATTTATGAACTGTTACCAAAAGGCGCGTATATTGCGCATTCTGGTGTAACTGGTTACGGCGAGGCATTTCTTAAACGCGCCCTTGGCATCGATATTGGTGAAGTAGAAACAATGGCTCACTATCGTGCAGCTCGTTACTTCTGCCCTGATGTATCCTTTATCTTGGACATCGGCGGTCAAGATATGAAATGCTGTAAGGTTCGCGATGGCTACATCGAAGATATCGTATTGAACGAAGCTTGCTCCTCTGGTTGCGGTTCCTTCATCGATACATTCGCATCCGGTCTACGCATTCCAATCGATCAATTCGCGAAGGAAGGTTTATTGGCATCCCTGCCAATCGATTTGGGTTCTCGTTGTACTGTATTTATGAACTCTAAGGTTAAGCAGGCTCAAAAAGAAGGTGCTACGGTACAAGATATCGCAGCAGGCCTTGCTTATTCTGTAATTAAAAATGCCCTTTACAAGGTTCTTAAGGTAAAAGACCCTAAAGAATTGGGCGATCATATCGTTGTACAAGGCGGTACATTCTATAATGAATCCGTATTGCGTGCCTTCGAGAAATTGATGGGCGTAGAAGTAATTCGACCTGACGTATCCGGCTTGATGGGCGCATACGGTATGGCTCTTCTTGCTGCTGAAACGGCAGAAGAGTTACAAAAGGAAAAAAGCACTTTGCTCGATAGTGATGGTCTTAACTCCTTACAAGTATCTACGACAATGCGTAATTGCGGACTTTGCTCCAATAACTGTATGCTTACCATCAATGCTTTCTCTGATGGTCGTACTTACGTAACGGGTAACCGTTGCGACCGCGGTGCGGGCGGTATGATTCAAGAGGAACGCAAAGCAGTTCCTAACTTAGTAGACGTTAAATTGCGTCGTTACTTCGACTATTATTTGAAGAAAAATATTCCAGAGTTCGAAGGTAAAATGCGCGTAGGTATTCCTCGCGTCCTCAACATGTATGAGGATTTCCCATTCTGGTTTACATTCTTTAATACACTTGGCTATGAAGTAATTCTTTCCGATTACACTACAAAGGAACAATACAACAAGGCTATTGATACGATTCCATCTGATACAGCTTGCTACCCAGCAAAAGCGGTACATGGTCATATTCGTGACCTTGCAAATGCACAAGTAGACTTTGTTTGGTACCCTTGTATTCAACATGGCCCTAAGGAATTTAGCCGCGACAATAATTATCATTGTCCAATGGTTATCTCCTATCCAGAACTTATCAAAAACAACATGCAGGAGGTTTTGGGGGATACTCCATTCCACGCACCATTCTTGCCATTAGCTGATAAGAAATCTCTTGTTCCTGCTCTTGTGAAAGCATTGGACTTCTTGAATCTCAAAAAGAAAGATATTGCTAACGCTGTTGAAAAAGCGTGGGAAGAACAAGAAAATTGTAAGGCTTCTTACCGTGAAACGACAAAGAAAACAGTATCTCGCCTCGTAGCAGAACAAATTCCTACTATCGTATTGGCTGGCCGTCCATACCATTTGGACTCTGGTATTAATCACGGTATCCCAGAGCTTATTACATCCCTTGGCATGGCTGTTCTTACGGAAGATGGCGTTGCACCACTTGGTAATGAAATTAAGCATCTACGTGTTGTAGACCAATGGTCTTACCATAGCCGTCTATACCGCGCTGCTGAATTCGTAAGTAGAACAGAAGGCTTCCAAATCGTTGAACTCAACTCCTTCGGTTGTGGCCTTGACTCTATCGTAGCGGATCAAGTAAAAGATATACTTTCAGCAAACCATAAGATTCATACCTTACTCAAAATTGACGAAGGTACAAACCTTGGGGCTGTAACGATTCGTTTGCGTTCCTTGCAATCTGTAATGGAACGTAGCTTGCGTCGTCATCACAACCCAGAGGCACCAGAAGTGGTGGAAGAACAATTGCCAACCTACGATTATAATCGCGTGGTGTTCACAGAGGAAATGCGTAAGACTTATAAAATCTTGGTGCCACAAATGTCACCATTGCATTTTAGCCTCTTGGATCCAGTCCTCAAAAATGAAGGCTATAACTTTGAAATGTTGCCAGCTCCAACGCGTGACGATATTGAAATAGGCTTGAAATATATCAATAATGATGCATGTTATCCAGCGATTATCGTTGTAGGGCAGCTCATGTCTGCACTATTATCTGGTAAATACGATATCAATAAAACAGCTGTTATCATCTCTCAAACAGGTGGTGGGTGCCGTGCTACAAACTATATTGGTTATTTACGTAAAGCGTTGATTGACGCTGGTATGAAACAAGTGCCAATCCTATCTCTTAATGCAAGCGACATGGAACGTCAACCAGGCTTCAAATTGACAAAAGGTTTCTTGCATCGCATGATTCAAGCCGTTGTTTACGGTGATGCCCTCATGCAATGCGTATTGGCTACACGTCCTTATGAAACTAACCCGGGCTCTACAGATGCATTATGTGATTACTGGATTAAAAAATTACGTGAAAATATTACATCTGCCAGCCTTCGTCAGTACAATAAGTACATCAAAGAAATCATTCATGACTTTGATAACTTGCCGGTCAATAAAGATGTACAAAAACCTCGCGTTGGCGTCGTAGGTGAAATTTACGTTAAATTCCACCCAAGTGCTAACAACCATATCAATGAACTCATTGAAAAAGAAGGTGGCGAAGTCGTTACATCCGGTTTATTAGACTTCTTCTTATACTGCGCAATGGATAGTACATACCGTGCTAAACATCTTGATGGCACATGGCTATCTGGCTTCTTCGGTACATTGGCTCGTGAAGCCCTTGAACTCTACCGCTTGCCATACGCTAAAGCAGTAGCAGCGTCTAAAAACTTTGACCCTCTACAACGTATGACAGAAGTAGCAAAAGAAGCGGCTCACTACATTGGTCTTGGTAACCAATGCGGTGAAGGATGGTTCCTCACAGGCGATATGATTGACCTCATTGAAAAAGGGGCTAAACAAATCGTATGCTTGCAACCATTCGGCTGCTTACCAAACCACGTTACAGGTAAAGGTATGGTGAAAACACTATCCGCTGCCTACCCAGACGTGCGCATTGCTGCCATCGACTACGATCCAGGCTCCAGTGCAGTAAACCAAGCAAATCGGTTGAAACTACTACTATCGACAATGTTTGAATAA
- the eutJ gene encoding ethanolamine utilization protein EutJ yields MMKGLKKANNTLQEFSDLVESKQVSSHNQKNLRVGIDLGTSSIVLSVVNDKGKPIYGAFEYNESIRDGLVVDYVGAVTITRALKAKAETALGTELVYAAAAVPPGTIGKNKEVVGHVLESAGFEVTCILDEPTAAANVLGITDGAVIDVGGGTTGISILKDGQVVYTVDEPTGGTHMNLVISGAYGISIPEAEAYKRNEANKRDVYATIRPVVEKMAAISKRALHEGGYEKGTPIVVVGGASNFEEFTKTFSQYIGLPVHKPLYPEFVTPLGIAMGSEH; encoded by the coding sequence ATGATGAAGGGTTTGAAAAAGGCAAATAATACATTGCAAGAGTTCTCTGATCTTGTAGAGTCCAAACAAGTGAGCTCTCATAATCAAAAGAATTTGCGCGTAGGTATTGACCTTGGTACATCATCTATTGTCCTATCCGTAGTTAACGACAAAGGTAAACCTATATATGGCGCTTTTGAATACAACGAATCTATTCGAGATGGCCTTGTAGTTGACTATGTGGGAGCTGTTACGATTACGAGAGCTTTAAAGGCTAAGGCGGAAACTGCCTTAGGCACAGAGCTTGTATATGCCGCAGCAGCTGTTCCACCTGGAACGATAGGCAAGAATAAAGAGGTAGTAGGTCATGTTCTTGAAAGTGCCGGTTTTGAAGTAACCTGCATTTTAGACGAGCCTACCGCTGCTGCTAATGTGCTAGGAATCACCGATGGCGCTGTTATTGACGTCGGTGGTGGTACTACGGGCATAAGCATTTTAAAAGATGGCCAAGTTGTATATACCGTAGATGAGCCTACAGGAGGCACTCATATGAACCTCGTGATTAGCGGGGCCTATGGGATTTCCATCCCTGAAGCAGAGGCTTATAAGCGCAATGAAGCGAATAAACGTGATGTATATGCAACCATACGGCCTGTGGTTGAAAAAATGGCAGCTATTTCTAAGCGTGCGTTACATGAGGGTGGCTATGAAAAGGGGACTCCTATTGTTGTTGTGGGCGGTGCTTCTAATTTTGAGGAGTTCACAAAGACTTTCAGTCAATATATAGGTTTACCTGTTCATAAGCCACTGTATCCAGAATTTGTAACGCCCTTAGGGATTGCCATGGGAAGTGAGCATTAA